One Trichomycterus rosablanca isolate fTriRos1 chromosome 10, fTriRos1.hap1, whole genome shotgun sequence DNA window includes the following coding sequences:
- the LOC134321544 gene encoding cytochrome b-c1 complex subunit 2, mitochondrial, with product MKGFRGITQLSTRLYAAQAARKCEVAEPTRFHPQEVQVSKLPSGLVIASLENYSPASRIGVLVRAGSRYEPLDSLGVTHVLRLAGGLTTKGASAFRICRGIEAVGGGLGVSTSREAMVYTVDCLRDHIDTVMEYLINVTTAPEFRPWELPEIAPRVKVDLALAQQNPQIGVLENLHAAAYKNALSNSVYCPQHMIGKITSDQMHAFVQNNFTSARMALVGLGVDHDVLKQVGEQFLNIRSGTGAVGAKALYRGGELRAQTGGSLVHSVVVSEGAALSSAEAPAFSVLQHVLGAGPRIKRGSNTTNKLHQAVSKATAHPFDVSAFNSSYSDSGLFGVYSVAQADSAKDVIKAAVGQVGAIAQGNLTEADLSRAKTQLKAEYLMSVETSEGLFEAIGVQALTEGTYQTPEALGKKIDAVTSSDVINAAKKFVSGKKTMASSGHLVNTPFVDEI from the exons ACGAGGCTCTATGCTGCCCAGGCCGCCCGTAAGTGCGAGGTGGCCGAACCCACCAGGTTCCATCCACAGGAGGTGCAG GTGAGCAAGCTGCCCAGCGGGTTGGTGATCGCGTCCCTGGAGAACTATTCCCCGGCCTCGCGGATCGGCGTGCTGGTGAGGGCCGGGAGTCGGTACGAGCCGCTGGACAGCCTGGGCGTGACGCACGTGCTCCGCCTGGCGGGGGGTCTG ACCACCAAGGGCGCCTCGGCGTTCAGGATCTGCCGTGGCATCGAGGCGGTGGGGGGCGGCCTCGGCGTGTCCACGTCTCGGGAGGCCATGGTCTACACGGTGGACTGTTTGCGTGATCACAT TGACACGGTGATGGAGTATCTGATCAACGTCACCACCGCTCCGGAGTTTCGGCCGTGGGAGCTGCCTGAAATCGCCCCCCGGGTGAAGGTGGACCTCGCTCTGGCCCAGCAGAACCCACAGATCG GTGTTCTGGAGAACCTGCACGCTGCTGCTTACAAGAACGCCCTGTCCAACTCCGTCTACTGCCCCCAGCACATGATCGGCAAGATCACCTCCGACCAG ATGCACGCCTTCGTTCAGAACAACTTCACAAGTGCAAGAATGGCTCTCGTTGGATTAG GTGTGGATCATGATGTTCTAAAGCAAGTAGGAGAACAGTTCCTCAACATCCGCAGTGGAACTGGAGCTGTGGGGGCGAAGGCTCTGTACCgtggag gtgagctGCGGGCTCAGACAGGAGGGAGTCTGGTACACTCGGTGGTGGTGAGTGAGGGTGCAGCTCTGAGCTCTGCTGAGGCCCCGGCGTTCAGTGTCCTGCAGCACGTTCTGGGGGCCGGGCCCCGCATCAAGAGAGGCTCCAACACCACCAATAAACTGCACCAGGCCGTCTCCAAGGCAACCGCACACCCCTTTGAC GTTTCTGCGTTTAACAGCAGTTATTCAGACTCCGGGCTGTTTGGTGTGTACAGCGTCGCTCAGGCTGATTCAGCTAAAGAT GTGATCAAGGCTGCTGTTGGTCAGGTCGGCGCTATTGCACAAGGAAATCTGACTGAAGCTGATCTCAGCAGAgcaaa GACTCAGCTGAAGGCGGAGTACCTCATGTCTGTCGAGACCTCGGAGGGTCTGTTCGAGGCGATCGGAGTGCAAGCGCTGACCGAGGGAACGTACCAAACTCCAGAGGCACTCGGCAAGAAAATCGACGCCGTCACATCGAGCGACGTCATAAAT GCGGCGAAGAAGTTCGTGTCGGGGAAGAAGACGATGGCGTCCAGTGGACACCTGGTGAACACGCCGTTTGTGGATGAGATCTGA